The sequence below is a genomic window from Microbacterium abyssi.
CCCTGTGCGAGCGCTCGCAGGACCGACGCCGCGCCGGTGTCGGAGCCGGCGAGGACGCGGGGCGCGTCGGCGGCGGCGATCCAGGATGCCGCGGCGTCCGCATCCGCCTCGAAGACGGCGACGGTGTACCCGTCCGCGCTCAGGCGGCGGCCGAAGCGCTCGTAGACGGGGGCCAACTCGCCGCGTCCGGTGACGAGCGCGATCGTGCCGCGCACGCGGGCGGCGGGCCAGACGGCGGCGGGGGACAGGTCGGTGCTCATGCGGTCCATCCTCGGGGCGGGGCGAGGGCGGCGTGGGCGATGTGTCGAACTGTTGCAGTCTGTGTCGCCCCGCATCGGGACCCCTCGCCGGCGGAATCGCGCCGTTCTACTTTCGCATCCATGACTTCACGACACCGACTCGCACCACTCGCCGTGCTCGCCGCGGCCGCGCTCGCCCTGACCGCCTGCTCCACGGCGCAGGCCACCGGTGACGCCGGCGCCGAGGATACGTCGCTCACATGGGGGTGGAATCTCCCCACCAGCTGGGATCCGGTCACCTCGACCGCGGGCTGGGACACGCACGCGCTCGCCCTGGTGTACGACGGGCTGACCCAGCTCGATACTGAGGGGGAGCCGGTCCCGGGTCTCGCCGAGACGTGGGAGTACAGCGCGGACGGCACCTCGATCACGTTCCACCTGCGTGACGATGCCGTATTCAGCGACGGGACGCCGGTCACCGCCGAGGCCGTGAAGCTCAACCTCGAACGCGGCCGCGACCAGGAGAACTCCACCCTCGCGGGACAGCTGCGCATCGTCACCGCCGTCGACGCGGTCGATGACCACACCGTGACGGTGCATCTCGACCAGGCCGATTACCAGGTGCCGTACCTGTTCGCGGGCAAGACGGGGTTCATCGTGAACCCCGCCGCCTTCGACGATGTCGAGGCTCTCGCCACACAACCGGAAGGGGCCGGCCCGTTCGCCCTGACCGAGTACGTGCCGAACGCTCACGCGACGCTCGAGAAGAACGAGGAGTACTGGAACGCCGACCACATCTTCATCGATGACCTCTCCGTCGTCCCGGTCGCCGACCCTGCGACCGCGGTGGCCGGGGTCAGCTCCGGCCAGTGGGATGTGTCGATCATCCCCGCCGCTCAGGCGGAGGCGGCCGAGAGCGCAGGGCTCGAGGTCGAGGTGATCAAGGCGCTCACGGTGCGCACCCTCGACGTGAACAGCACCGTGGAGCCGTTCGACGACCAGCGCGTGCTGCAGGCGATCAGCCACGCGACCGATCGGCAGGCGCTCATCGACGCCACCTACTTCGGGCACGGCACCCCGAACTGGCAGCCGTTCCCCGATGGCTACGTCGCACACAACGACGAGCTCGACGACCTGTACCCGCACGACATCGACGCGGCGAAGGACCTGCTCACGGAAGCCGGCTACCCGGACGGCGTCGACGTCACGCTCACACTCGGCGAGGACGACACCGCCCTCGCCGAGCTGCTGCAGGCGCAGTGGGCCGAGGCAGGCATCCGCGTCACGTTGAATGTGCAGGCCGCCGGCGCGCTCGCACAGAACTACGTGCAGCGCACGTTCCCGCTCGCGCTGGACAGCTACTCGGGACGTCAGTCGCCGTTGCAGGCTCTGGAGGTGCTGTACGGCCCGGAGGGGCTGATGAACCTCGGCCGGCAGACCCCCCACGAGCTCACGACGGCGATCGACGTCGCCCGGGCGACTCCGACGGACGACCCCGAATACGCTCAGCGACTTCAGGATGCCGTCGAGGTCGGCGTGCGCCTGCAGCCGAACACATTCCTGTTCAGCTGGCCGCGCATCCTCATCCACCCCGAGGGCGTCACCGGCATCCAGCACTGGCTCGACGTGCAGCGCTGGGAAGACGTGAAGATCGAGGACTGATGCGCACCCTCCTGGTCACGTTCGGCACGGCTGTCACGGTCTTCGTGCTCGCCACCTTCGCCACGTTCGCGCTCGGCGCGGCGAGCGGGTCCAATCCCGCCGCCGTCGCGCTCGGCGAGGTCGCCACGCAGGAGGACGTCGACCGGCTCAACCACGTGTTCGGGCTCGACAGGCCCTTCCTCGTCCGCTACTTCGATTGGATCTCCGGCGCCGTCACCGGAGACCTCGGCAACAGCTGGTTCACCACGATTCCCGTCGCCGACAGCATCGCGCAGGCGTTCCCGGTGAGCCTGTCCATCGCCATCGGCGCGATCGTGCTCGCGCTCTTGTTCGGCTTCGTCGGGGGCGTGCTGGCAGCCGTCACCCGAGGAGGCTTCGTCGATCGCGTGGTGACGCTGCTGACCACGGTATCGGCGACCGTTCCCGCGTTCGTCGCCGCGATCGCGCTCATCCTGGTGTTCGCGTACGCGATCCCGATCTTCCCCGTGGCGGGTTACGTGCCTCCGAGCAAAGACCTCGGTGGCTGGTTGCTGTGCCTCGTGCTCCCGTCCGTCGCGCTGAGCCTCGATGCCGGGGCCGACATCGCCCGCCAGCTGCGCACCTCGCTGGTCGGCACGCTCCAGGAGAACTACATCATCGGGGCGCGGGTCCACGGCCTCGCGCCGGGGCGGATCGTGCTGCGCCACGCCCTGCCGGTCGCGTCGACTCCGGCGCTGTCCGTGCTCGGCGTGCATGCGCCGAGACTCATCGGCGGCGCGGTCATCACGGAGGTGATCTTCGGGATGCCGGGACTCGGTCAGCTGGCGAACCGGTCTGCACTGCAGGGCGACATCCCGGTCGTGCAGGGGGTGCTGCTGGTCACGATCGCGATGGTCGTCGTCATCGGCGCGATCATCAATCTCGTCATCGCCCGCACCGGCGGCACCGAACGGAGCGCCGCATGAACGTCATCGCACGTCTCTGGGCGGCCGGCTGGACGGTGCGTGCCGCGTTGCTCGTGATTCTCGGCGTCGCAGCGATCGCCGCATTCGGGCCACTGCTCGCGCCGTACGACCCGCTCGCGCAGAACACCTCGATCGCCCTGCAGGATCCCTCTGTCGCTCACGTGTTCGGCACCGACTATCTCGGTCGGGACGTGTTCTCCCGCCTGCTTGCAGGTGCGCCGGCATCACTGCTCAGCGCACTCGGCGCCGCTGTGATCGGTCTGGTGCTCGGGGCGATCCCCGGTGCGCTCAGCGCGTTCGTGCCGAAGATCGGCGAGTGGCTGTCTCTTCGGGTCGTCGACGCGCTGCTGTCTCTGCCATTCATCCTGTTCGCCATCGTGTTCGCGGCGCTGCTGGGGAACGGGCTGTTCCAGGCGACCCTGGCGATCGGCATCCTCATCGCACCGGGCTTCTTCCGGATAGCCCGTGCTGCCACACTGCGCGTGCGCGACTCGCAGTACGTCGAGGCGGCCGTGTTCCTCGGCGGATCGTCCTGGTGGGTCCTCCGAAGGCACATCTGGCGGCAGGTCGCCCCGAACCTGGTCGTCGCCTCGGTCTCGGCTCTGGGAGGGGCACTGCTCGCCGTCGCGTCGCTCACCTTCCTCGGCATCGGCGTGCAGCCTCCGGCGCCGACCTGGGGCGGGATGCTCTCCAGCGACCTCGGATACCTCAGCCAGCGCCCGTTCGGTCCCGTTGCCCCGGCGCTCGCGATCATCGTCACCGTCGGTGCGTTGAACCTGCTCGCGGATGCGGCGCGCGAGGTGCTCGGGGCGGATGCCGTCAGCACCCGCCCGCGCCGGAAGGAGAAGTTCCATGTCTGAAGTGCAGACCGCCCCGACGCGCACACGGAACGCGGCGCCGCCCGTGAACGAGGAGCCGTTCGTCCCGTCGTTCGACGAGAGTTCGCTGACGCGGCCTCCTGCCGCGTCAGCGGAGAACCTCGTCGTCACAGCCGCAGACGGCACCGAACTCGTGCACGGCGTCTCGGTCTCGGTGCGGCCCGGGGAGGCTCTGGGCATCGTCGGCGAGTCCGGCAGCGGCAAGACACTCACCTGTCGCGCGCTGCTCGGCATTCTGCCTCCCGGCCTCCGCGTCGCGGGCGGCACGGTGAGCATCGACGGCCAGAATCTGACGGATGCCGGCGAGAAGGAGTGGCGCCGCGTACGCGGCACCCACGTCGCGGCGGTCTTCCAGGACCCCGCCTCGTACCTGCATCCCGCGATCCCTGTCGGGGCGCAGCTGGAGGAGACGCTGCGGATCACGGCCGGGCTGTCCCGGAAGAGCGCGCGCGAGCAAGCCCGTGCGCTGCTCGATGATCTCGGTATCCGCCGCGTCGACCTCGTGCTGCGTCAGCGCGTGGCCCAGCTCAGCGGCGGGATGCTGCAGCGCGTGCTGATCGCGATGGCGCTCGCCGCCGACCCGGCGGTGCTCATCGCCGATGAGGCGACGACAGCACTCGACGTCACGGTGCAGGCCGAGCTGCTCGAGTTGCTGAAGCGTCTTCGGATCGAGCGAGAGCTTGCACTCATCCTCGTATCGCACGATCTCGCGGTCGTCGCGCAGGTGTGCGAGCGCGTCCAGGTGTTCCGCGACGGGCGCGTCGTGGAAGCCGGAGCGACGTCGCGGGTGCTGCGCGCTCCCGGGCACCCGTATACGCGGGAGCTGTTGGCAGCCCACGCCGCCTATGGACTGGAGAGGTTCCTCGGATGACGTCGAATCGTGTGCTTCAACTCGACGCAGTCTCGGTCGACTACGACAAGGTGCGCGTGCTCGACGGCATCTCGCTGACGATCCGTCCCGGAGAGGTCGTCGGCGTGGTCGGCGAGTCCGGGTCCGGGAAGACCACGCTCGCACGGACCGTGCTGGGGGCGGTGGCACCCGCGGCGGGGCAGGTGCACGTCGCGGGACGCGACGTCAACCGCCTCCGTGGCCGGGCTCTTCGCCGCTGGCGTCGTTCGGGTGCCGTGCAGTATGTGTTCCAGGACCCGCTGCGCTCTCTCGATCCCGGCATCCCCGTTGCCGACTCGATCGTCGAGGGGCTGAAGATCGCCCGCATTCCGGCAGCCGAGGTCGCGCGCCGTCGGGCAGCTGCTCTCGAAGCGGTCGGCCTCGACGAAGACCTGGTCACGCGACTGCCGTCCGGACTCTCCGGCGGCCAGCGACAACGCGCCGCGATCGCCAGGGCGCTCGTGGTCGAACCGAGGCTGCTGGTGCTCGATGAGCCGGTGAGCGCGCTCGATGCCGCCAGCCGCGACCACGTCGTGCAGGCGCTCATCGCGCTTCGCGACCGTCGTGGCAGCGATCTGGCGATGCTCGTCATCTCGCATGACATCGGCTCGCTCGCCGCGATGAGCGACCGTCTCGTCGTCCTCGATCACGGTCAGATCGTCGAAGACGGTCCGACCCGCGGCGTGATCGCCCAGCCACAACACCCGTATACGCAGCGGCTCATCGCCTCTGTACCCGTCATCCACACCACTTCCGCAAACCGTCCCTGAACTCTCATTGATCGACCATTGGAGCTGACATGCCCATCGAACTTCTCGGAATGATCGCCACGACCG
It includes:
- a CDS encoding ABC transporter ATP-binding protein gives rise to the protein MTSNRVLQLDAVSVDYDKVRVLDGISLTIRPGEVVGVVGESGSGKTTLARTVLGAVAPAAGQVHVAGRDVNRLRGRALRRWRRSGAVQYVFQDPLRSLDPGIPVADSIVEGLKIARIPAAEVARRRAAALEAVGLDEDLVTRLPSGLSGGQRQRAAIARALVVEPRLLVLDEPVSALDAASRDHVVQALIALRDRRGSDLAMLVISHDIGSLAAMSDRLVVLDHGQIVEDGPTRGVIAQPQHPYTQRLIASVPVIHTTSANRP
- a CDS encoding ABC transporter substrate-binding protein, with amino-acid sequence MTSRHRLAPLAVLAAAALALTACSTAQATGDAGAEDTSLTWGWNLPTSWDPVTSTAGWDTHALALVYDGLTQLDTEGEPVPGLAETWEYSADGTSITFHLRDDAVFSDGTPVTAEAVKLNLERGRDQENSTLAGQLRIVTAVDAVDDHTVTVHLDQADYQVPYLFAGKTGFIVNPAAFDDVEALATQPEGAGPFALTEYVPNAHATLEKNEEYWNADHIFIDDLSVVPVADPATAVAGVSSGQWDVSIIPAAQAEAAESAGLEVEVIKALTVRTLDVNSTVEPFDDQRVLQAISHATDRQALIDATYFGHGTPNWQPFPDGYVAHNDELDDLYPHDIDAAKDLLTEAGYPDGVDVTLTLGEDDTALAELLQAQWAEAGIRVTLNVQAAGALAQNYVQRTFPLALDSYSGRQSPLQALEVLYGPEGLMNLGRQTPHELTTAIDVARATPTDDPEYAQRLQDAVEVGVRLQPNTFLFSWPRILIHPEGVTGIQHWLDVQRWEDVKIED
- a CDS encoding ABC transporter permease, whose amino-acid sequence is MNVIARLWAAGWTVRAALLVILGVAAIAAFGPLLAPYDPLAQNTSIALQDPSVAHVFGTDYLGRDVFSRLLAGAPASLLSALGAAVIGLVLGAIPGALSAFVPKIGEWLSLRVVDALLSLPFILFAIVFAALLGNGLFQATLAIGILIAPGFFRIARAATLRVRDSQYVEAAVFLGGSSWWVLRRHIWRQVAPNLVVASVSALGGALLAVASLTFLGIGVQPPAPTWGGMLSSDLGYLSQRPFGPVAPALAIIVTVGALNLLADAAREVLGADAVSTRPRRKEKFHV
- a CDS encoding ABC transporter permease, whose product is MRTLLVTFGTAVTVFVLATFATFALGAASGSNPAAVALGEVATQEDVDRLNHVFGLDRPFLVRYFDWISGAVTGDLGNSWFTTIPVADSIAQAFPVSLSIAIGAIVLALLFGFVGGVLAAVTRGGFVDRVVTLLTTVSATVPAFVAAIALILVFAYAIPIFPVAGYVPPSKDLGGWLLCLVLPSVALSLDAGADIARQLRTSLVGTLQENYIIGARVHGLAPGRIVLRHALPVASTPALSVLGVHAPRLIGGAVITEVIFGMPGLGQLANRSALQGDIPVVQGVLLVTIAMVVVIGAIINLVIARTGGTERSAA
- a CDS encoding ABC transporter ATP-binding protein → MSEVQTAPTRTRNAAPPVNEEPFVPSFDESSLTRPPAASAENLVVTAADGTELVHGVSVSVRPGEALGIVGESGSGKTLTCRALLGILPPGLRVAGGTVSIDGQNLTDAGEKEWRRVRGTHVAAVFQDPASYLHPAIPVGAQLEETLRITAGLSRKSAREQARALLDDLGIRRVDLVLRQRVAQLSGGMLQRVLIAMALAADPAVLIADEATTALDVTVQAELLELLKRLRIERELALILVSHDLAVVAQVCERVQVFRDGRVVEAGATSRVLRAPGHPYTRELLAAHAAYGLERFLG